From Streptomyces asiaticus, one genomic window encodes:
- a CDS encoding RsmB/NOP family class I SAM-dependent RNA methyltransferase, with protein MTDQPRRRRPHTPNRPGKPYRRPQKDPVRILAFEALRAVDERDAYANLVLPPLLRKARESAETGGPRFDSRDAALATELVYGTLRHQGTYDAIIAECVDRPLREVDPPVLDVLNLGAHQLLGTRIPTHAAVSASVELARVVLGDGRAKFVNAVLRKIATHDLDGWLERVAPPYDEDPEEHLGVRHSHPRWVVSALWDALGGGSAGMEELLAADNERPEVTLVARPGRSTPGELLDAVGDQSAEPGRWSPYAVRLTEGGEPGALEAVRDGRAGVQDEGSQLVAIALANAPLEGDDRRWLDGCAGPGGKAALLAALAAERGASLLAAEKQPHRARLVAGALAGNPGPYQVIAADGTRPPWRPESFDRVLVDVPCTGLGALRRRPEARWRRRPEDLEGFAPLQRGLLREALAAVRIGGVVGYATCSPHPAETRAVVEDVLKGRGGAAVSAEWIDARPLLPGVPELGDGPDIQLWPHRHGTDAMYLALLRRTG; from the coding sequence GTGACCGACCAGCCCCGTCGTCGCCGCCCCCACACCCCGAACCGGCCTGGCAAGCCCTACCGCCGCCCGCAGAAGGACCCCGTGCGGATCCTCGCCTTCGAGGCGCTGCGGGCGGTCGACGAACGGGACGCGTACGCCAACCTCGTTCTCCCGCCCCTGCTGCGCAAGGCGCGGGAGAGCGCGGAGACCGGCGGGCCGCGATTCGACTCCCGGGACGCGGCGCTCGCCACCGAGCTGGTCTACGGCACCCTGCGCCACCAGGGCACCTACGACGCGATCATCGCCGAATGCGTGGACCGCCCGCTGCGCGAGGTGGATCCACCCGTGCTCGATGTACTGAACCTCGGCGCCCACCAGTTGCTCGGAACCCGTATCCCGACCCACGCCGCCGTCTCGGCGAGCGTCGAGCTGGCCCGGGTGGTGCTCGGCGACGGCCGGGCCAAGTTCGTCAACGCCGTGCTGCGCAAGATCGCCACGCATGACCTCGACGGCTGGCTGGAGCGGGTCGCCCCGCCCTACGACGAGGACCCCGAGGAGCATCTGGGCGTCCGCCACTCCCATCCGCGCTGGGTCGTCTCCGCGCTGTGGGACGCACTCGGCGGCGGCAGCGCCGGTATGGAGGAGCTGCTGGCCGCCGACAACGAACGGCCCGAGGTCACCCTCGTCGCCCGGCCCGGCCGGTCCACGCCCGGGGAGCTGCTGGACGCGGTCGGCGACCAGAGCGCGGAGCCGGGCCGCTGGTCGCCGTACGCGGTGCGGCTCACCGAGGGCGGCGAGCCCGGTGCGCTGGAGGCGGTGCGGGACGGGCGGGCCGGAGTGCAGGACGAGGGCAGCCAGCTGGTGGCCATCGCGCTGGCGAACGCCCCGCTGGAGGGGGACGACCGGCGCTGGCTGGACGGCTGCGCGGGCCCCGGCGGCAAGGCCGCGCTGCTCGCCGCGCTCGCCGCGGAGCGCGGCGCCTCGCTGCTGGCCGCCGAGAAGCAGCCGCACCGGGCCCGGCTGGTGGCCGGGGCCCTGGCGGGCAACCCGGGCCCGTACCAGGTGATCGCCGCGGACGGCACCCGGCCGCCGTGGCGCCCGGAGTCCTTCGACCGGGTGCTGGTGGACGTCCCCTGCACCGGCCTGGGCGCCCTGCGCCGCCGCCCCGAGGCGCGCTGGCGGCGCCGCCCCGAGGACCTCGAGGGCTTCGCCCCGCTCCAGCGCGGGCTGCTGCGGGAGGCGCTGGCCGCGGTGCGGATCGGCGGGGTGGTCGGCTACGCCACCTGCTCCCCGCATCCGGCCGAGACCCGGGCGGTGGTCGAGGACGTCCTCAAGGGGCGGGGCGGCGCGGCCGTCTCCGCGGAGTGGATCGACGCCCGGCCGCTGCTGCCCGGGGTGCCCGAGCTGGGCGACGGCCCCGACATCCAGCTGTGGCCGCACCGGCACGGCACGGACGCCATGTATCTGGCCCTGCTGCGCCGCACCGGCTGA
- a CDS encoding IclR family transcriptional regulator, with the protein MSVPKSVLGKAVALLNAYEPGDESLSLAELHRRTGIPKTTLHRLLGELGEWKVLEWTRRGYRLGMRMFEWGQLVSVQRSLCDAAAPFLAGLSEATRATVNLAVPEGPDVVYIQKINALDEPRKPPRVGGRLPMHCTALGKAILAHGLPGRFDALVSGGLVGQTSRSVRDLVALRAEIERVRACGFAEEREEAVVGVACVAAPVRNASGVVVGAISVAGHPARIDAGRVWPTLRATALGLSRNVGRRGPGW; encoded by the coding sequence GTGTCCGTGCCGAAGTCGGTCCTCGGGAAGGCCGTGGCGCTCCTGAACGCCTACGAGCCCGGTGATGAATCGCTGAGCCTCGCGGAACTCCACCGGCGGACCGGTATCCCCAAGACCACCTTGCACCGCCTGCTCGGCGAGTTGGGCGAGTGGAAGGTGCTCGAGTGGACCCGCCGGGGTTACCGCCTGGGGATGCGGATGTTCGAGTGGGGCCAGCTCGTCTCCGTCCAGCGCTCGCTCTGCGACGCCGCGGCGCCGTTCCTCGCCGGCCTCTCCGAGGCGACGCGTGCCACGGTGAACCTCGCGGTGCCGGAGGGGCCCGACGTGGTGTACATCCAGAAGATCAACGCCCTCGACGAGCCTCGGAAGCCCCCACGCGTGGGCGGCCGGCTGCCGATGCACTGCACGGCGCTGGGCAAGGCCATCCTCGCCCATGGCCTTCCCGGCCGGTTTGATGCTCTGGTATCGGGCGGCCTGGTCGGTCAGACCTCACGCTCGGTGCGGGACTTGGTCGCCCTCCGCGCTGAAATCGAGCGCGTGCGGGCGTGCGGCTTCGCGGAGGAGCGGGAGGAGGCCGTGGTCGGGGTCGCGTGCGTGGCCGCCCCGGTCCGGAACGCGAGCGGAGTGGTGGTCGGAGCGATCTCGGTCGCCGGGCATCCGGCGAGGATCGACGCAGGGCGGGTCTGGCCGACCCTGCGGGCCACGGCGCTGGGCCTGTCGCGCAACGTGGGCAGGCGCGGGCCCGGCTGGTGA
- a CDS encoding DUF2637 domain-containing protein: protein MNPFPLPDPETIEGRWDLEGDLARLLQTSSAEEAVHTTGPIGPPVTPLRAPSPAHVRGRGKRRRVRFRLPTMPWLHVISLIFAAVTTVIVAMLSVLGGMISYRPLRYLASPSTTESMAAWWPLLVYGPWLVASLSVLRAALHRRGAAHSWAVVVLFSTIAVFLCVAHAPRNAPSIAVAGLPPVAALVSFHQLVRQITLTSPPRHALPRTRGEQRGMAR, encoded by the coding sequence ATGAATCCTTTCCCCCTGCCCGACCCGGAGACCATCGAGGGCCGCTGGGACCTGGAGGGGGACCTGGCCCGGCTGCTCCAGACGTCCTCCGCCGAGGAGGCGGTGCACACCACCGGCCCCATCGGACCACCGGTCACCCCCCTGCGAGCCCCCTCCCCCGCGCATGTGCGGGGGCGCGGCAAGCGCCGCCGGGTCCGCTTCCGGCTGCCGACCATGCCGTGGCTCCATGTGATCAGCCTGATCTTCGCGGCGGTCACCACGGTCATCGTCGCCATGCTGAGCGTGCTCGGCGGCATGATCTCCTACCGCCCGCTGCGCTATCTGGCCTCCCCGAGCACCACGGAGTCCATGGCGGCGTGGTGGCCCCTGCTGGTCTACGGACCCTGGCTGGTCGCCTCGCTGTCGGTGCTGCGGGCCGCCCTGCACCGGCGGGGCGCGGCGCACTCTTGGGCCGTGGTGGTGCTCTTCTCCACCATCGCGGTGTTCCTGTGCGTGGCACACGCCCCGAGGAACGCGCCCAGCATCGCCGTGGCCGGCCTTCCCCCGGTCGCCGCGCTGGTCTCGTTCCACCAGCTGGTGCGGCAGATCACGCTCACCAGCCCGCCACGCCACGCGCTGCCCCGGACCCGGGGCGAGCAGCGTGGCATGGCGAGATGA
- a CDS encoding enolase C-terminal domain-like protein: MGSARPLDGRSRLAVARRGRSHAYPGLCQHSWHVSFRRRSRAHGGGTARRGLHRPEWDLPYARAWCARVEHLRPDWLEEPFPAAAVPSFAQLCSSTTIPLAAGEHLYDRYDLLPFLQKGLLSVVQVDPEWCGGVTEVVRMCAMAEPFGVQVFPHGHGIHAALHIVASQSPQLCPSVEYLYRFTPEKHYFEVEALVPKGGVIPLPTRPGFGIDIDEDRVETDKEVFAFS, from the coding sequence GTGGGATCTGCGCGGCCGCTTGATGGGCGTTCCCGTCTGGCAGTTGCTCGGAGGGGCCGGTCGCACGCATATCCCGGCTTATGCCAGCACTCATGGCACGTTTCATTCCGACGGCGAAGTCGAGCGCACGGCGGAGGAACTGCTCGACGAGGGCTACACCGCCCAGAATGGGACCTTCCCTATGCCCGGGCCTGGTGCGCCCGGGTGGAGCACCTCCGGCCGGATTGGCTGGAGGAGCCATTCCCGGCGGCGGCGGTACCGTCGTTCGCGCAGCTCTGTTCCTCGACCACCATTCCGTTGGCGGCCGGTGAGCATCTGTACGACCGCTACGATCTCCTGCCCTTCTTGCAGAAGGGGCTGTTGAGCGTGGTGCAAGTCGATCCGGAATGGTGCGGTGGCGTCACCGAAGTGGTGCGAATGTGCGCCATGGCCGAGCCGTTCGGCGTTCAGGTGTTCCCGCACGGGCACGGTATTCACGCCGCGCTGCATATCGTGGCAAGCCAATCGCCGCAGCTCTGTCCGTCTGTCGAGTACCTCTACCGCTTCACTCCCGAAAAGCACTACTTCGAAGTGGAGGCTCTCGTTCCGAAGGGCGGAGTGATCCCGCTGCCCACCCGGCCGGGATTCGGAATCGACATAGACGAAGACCGAGTGGAGACGGACAAGGAAGTCTTCGCGTTTTCCTGA
- a CDS encoding sugar-binding transcriptional regulator — MGPAELVQAAAMARRFYLEGKSKIQIAEEFGVSRFKVARVLETALERDLVRIEIRVPAELDAERSDALRARYGLRHAVVVESPADAEADTPDPENLGEVAADLLGELVTEGDVLGLAWGRSTIHMAAALHRLPPCTVVQLTGVYDAGTAERGSVEAVRRAAAVSGGEAHPIYAPMLLPDTATADALRGQTGIARAFEYFDKVTVACVSIGSWEAGISTVYDMLTEEERAHYESLGAAAEMSAHLFDAEGRRIGRDLGERCITVEADRLRRIPEVVAIAGGRRKAEAIGAVLRSGLVTSLVTDTAAADYLLGITPAAHPALDRADPDGP; from the coding sequence ATGGGACCCGCCGAACTGGTGCAGGCGGCCGCCATGGCGCGCCGCTTCTACCTCGAGGGCAAGTCCAAGATCCAGATCGCCGAGGAATTCGGCGTCAGCCGCTTCAAGGTCGCGCGGGTGCTGGAGACGGCGCTCGAGCGCGATCTGGTGCGCATCGAAATCCGGGTTCCCGCCGAGCTCGACGCGGAGCGCTCCGACGCGCTGCGCGCCCGCTACGGGCTGCGCCACGCGGTCGTCGTGGAGTCCCCGGCCGACGCCGAGGCGGACACCCCGGACCCGGAGAACCTCGGCGAGGTCGCCGCGGACCTGCTGGGCGAGCTGGTGACCGAGGGGGATGTGCTGGGGCTGGCCTGGGGACGGTCCACGATCCACATGGCGGCCGCGCTGCACCGGCTGCCCCCGTGCACCGTCGTCCAGCTCACGGGCGTGTACGACGCGGGCACGGCCGAGCGCGGCTCGGTCGAGGCGGTGCGCCGCGCCGCCGCCGTCTCCGGCGGTGAGGCGCATCCCATCTACGCGCCGATGCTGCTGCCGGACACCGCCACCGCGGACGCCCTGCGCGGCCAGACCGGTATCGCCCGCGCCTTCGAGTACTTCGACAAGGTCACCGTGGCCTGCGTCTCCATCGGCTCGTGGGAGGCCGGGATCTCCACGGTCTACGACATGCTGACGGAGGAGGAGCGGGCCCACTACGAGAGCCTGGGCGCCGCAGCCGAGATGTCGGCCCACCTCTTCGACGCCGAGGGCCGCCGCATCGGCCGCGACCTGGGCGAGCGCTGCATCACCGTGGAGGCCGACCGGCTGCGCCGGATCCCCGAGGTGGTGGCCATCGCCGGTGGCCGCCGCAAGGCCGAGGCGATCGGGGCGGTGCTGAGGTCCGGCCTGGTCACCAGCCTGGTGACGGACACCGCCGCCGCGGACTACCTGCTCGGGATCACCCCCGCCGCCCACCCCGCTCTCGACCGCGCCGACCCGGACGGGCCGTAA
- a CDS encoding carbon-nitrogen hydrolase family protein has protein sequence MPPLRTALLQNSGHPGDPAGNLKVLDEAAARAAADGAGLLVTAEMFLTGYAIGGGVRELAEPADGPSGRAVAEIAATHGLAVLYGYPERHADAVHNSARLVGADGTELANYRKTHLYGCFERESFTPGETPVVQATIGELTVGILVCYDVEFPENVRAHALAGTDLLVVPTAQMHPFEFVAESLIPVRAFESQMYIAYVNRSGREGEFDFVGLSCLAGPDGATCLRAGRGEELLLGDVDPKLLTTSRRINPYLRDRRPGLYTSLG, from the coding sequence ATGCCGCCGCTGCGCACCGCTCTGCTCCAGAACTCCGGTCACCCCGGCGACCCCGCCGGTAACCTCAAGGTCCTCGACGAGGCCGCCGCCCGCGCGGCCGCCGACGGCGCCGGGCTGCTGGTCACCGCGGAGATGTTCCTCACGGGCTACGCCATCGGCGGCGGCGTGCGGGAGCTGGCCGAGCCCGCGGACGGGCCGAGCGGCCGGGCCGTGGCCGAGATCGCCGCGACGCACGGCCTCGCCGTCCTCTACGGCTACCCCGAGCGCCACGCGGACGCGGTCCACAACTCCGCGCGGCTGGTGGGCGCGGACGGCACCGAGCTGGCCAACTACCGCAAGACCCATCTCTACGGCTGCTTCGAGCGGGAGTCGTTCACCCCCGGGGAGACCCCCGTCGTCCAGGCCACCATCGGCGAGCTGACCGTCGGCATCCTGGTCTGCTACGACGTGGAGTTCCCCGAGAACGTACGGGCCCACGCCCTGGCCGGGACCGATCTGCTGGTGGTGCCCACCGCGCAGATGCACCCCTTCGAGTTCGTCGCCGAATCCCTGATCCCGGTGCGGGCCTTCGAGAGCCAGATGTACATCGCGTACGTCAACCGCAGCGGCCGCGAGGGCGAGTTCGACTTCGTCGGGCTGAGCTGTCTGGCCGGGCCCGACGGCGCCACCTGTCTGCGCGCCGGGCGCGGTGAGGAGCTCCTCCTCGGCGACGTCGACCCCAAACTGCTGACGACCTCGCGCCGGATCAACCCGTATCTGCGCGACCGCCGCCCCGGTCTCTACACCTCCCTCGGCTGA
- a CDS encoding amino acid permease encodes MLEHGAAPPATQQPEPDPPVGGLGARLMRRKPVERLVAEGGQGEGGSLRRSMGVWQLTMISIGATLGTGIFVVLGEAVPDAGPAVVVSFVIAGLTALFSALSYAELAGTIPVSGSSYSYAYATMGELIAWICGWCLILEYGVSVAAVAVGWGEYLNELLDGTLGITIPDALAAPPGDGGIFNLPALLVVLLAMAFLLGGAKESARANAIMVGVKIAALILFCAVAFTGIRAGNYTPFMPLGMAGVSAAGATLFFSYIGFDAASTAGEEAKNPQRDLPRAIMLSLIIVTALYCLVAAVAVGALPWKKFSGSEAALASIMKDVTGQNFWAVLLAAGAVIAIASVVLTVLYGQTRILFAMSRDGLVPKVFSTVHARTGVPRANTVIVSLFCGVLAAAIPLGQLADATSIGTLFAFALVNIAVIVLRRTRPDMPRTFRVPLSPLFPVVGFVLCLWMMGSLQFVTWVVFGVWMAVGLVLYFGYGMRRSRLATAEK; translated from the coding sequence GTGTTGGAGCACGGCGCAGCACCACCCGCCACCCAGCAACCGGAACCAGACCCTCCGGTCGGCGGGCTGGGCGCCCGGCTGATGCGGCGCAAGCCGGTGGAGCGGCTGGTCGCCGAGGGCGGCCAGGGCGAGGGCGGAAGCCTCCGGCGCTCGATGGGCGTATGGCAGCTCACCATGATCAGCATCGGCGCCACCCTGGGCACCGGCATCTTCGTGGTGCTCGGCGAGGCCGTGCCGGACGCAGGCCCCGCGGTCGTCGTGTCCTTCGTCATCGCCGGGCTCACCGCGCTGTTCTCCGCGCTGTCGTACGCCGAGCTGGCGGGCACCATCCCGGTCTCCGGCTCCTCCTACTCGTACGCCTACGCCACGATGGGCGAGCTGATCGCCTGGATCTGCGGCTGGTGTCTGATCCTGGAGTACGGCGTCTCGGTGGCGGCCGTGGCCGTCGGCTGGGGCGAGTACCTCAACGAACTACTCGACGGCACCCTCGGCATCACCATCCCCGACGCGTTGGCCGCCCCGCCCGGGGACGGCGGGATCTTCAACCTGCCCGCGCTGCTCGTGGTGCTGCTGGCCATGGCGTTCCTGCTGGGCGGCGCCAAGGAGAGCGCCCGCGCCAACGCCATCATGGTCGGGGTGAAGATCGCGGCGCTGATCCTCTTCTGCGCCGTCGCCTTCACCGGCATCCGGGCCGGCAACTACACCCCGTTCATGCCGCTGGGCATGGCGGGCGTCAGCGCCGCCGGCGCCACCCTCTTCTTCTCCTACATCGGCTTCGACGCCGCCTCCACGGCCGGTGAGGAGGCCAAGAACCCCCAGCGCGACCTGCCCCGCGCGATCATGCTCTCGCTGATCATCGTCACCGCGCTGTACTGCCTGGTGGCCGCCGTGGCGGTGGGCGCGCTGCCGTGGAAGAAGTTCTCCGGCTCCGAGGCCGCGCTCGCCTCGATCATGAAGGATGTCACCGGACAGAACTTCTGGGCCGTGCTGCTGGCGGCCGGCGCGGTGATCGCGATCGCCTCCGTGGTGCTGACCGTGCTCTACGGGCAGACCCGCATCCTCTTCGCGATGTCCAGGGACGGGCTGGTGCCCAAGGTCTTCTCCACGGTCCACGCCCGGACCGGGGTGCCCCGCGCCAACACCGTCATCGTCTCGCTCTTCTGCGGCGTCCTCGCCGCCGCGATCCCGCTCGGCCAGCTCGCCGACGCCACCAGCATCGGCACGCTCTTCGCCTTCGCGCTGGTCAACATCGCCGTGATCGTGCTGCGCCGGACCCGGCCCGATATGCCCCGGACCTTCCGGGTGCCGCTGTCCCCGCTCTTCCCGGTGGTCGGCTTCGTGCTGTGTCTGTGGATGATGGGCAGCCTTCAGTTCGTGACCTGGGTGGTCTTCGGCGTGTGGATGGCCGTTGGCCTTGTGCTGTACTTCGGATACGGCATGCGCCGATCCCGACTGGCCACAGCAGAGAAGTGA
- a CDS encoding GuaB1 family IMP dehydrogenase-related protein, translated as MQFLEPGTGRYVKSSPAPYDLTYDDVFMVPSRSAVGSRQGVDLSAPDGTGTTIPLVVANMTAIAGRRMAETVARRGGLVVIPQDIPIDVVTDVVRWVKSRHLVLDTPIVLAPTGTVADALSLLPKRAHGAGVVVEDGRPVGVVTESDLTGVDRFTQLSEVMSRELMVLDADIDPQEAFSRLDAAHRKLAPAVDADGKLAGILSRKGALRATVYTPAVDAAGRLRIAAAVGVNGDVEGRTKALLDAGVDTLVVDTAHGHQESMISALKAVRGLGPRVPVVAGNVVAAEAVRDLIEAGADIVKVGVGPGAMCTTRMMTGVGRPQFSAVLECAAEARKFGKHIWADGGIRHPRDVAMALAAGASNVMIGSWFAGTYESPGDLQHTADGRPYKESFGMASARAVRKRTSEESAYERARKGLFEEGISTSRMFLDPARPGVEDLIDSIVAGVRSSCTYAGAGSLEEFHERAVVGVQSAAGYAEGKPLHVSWD; from the coding sequence ATGCAATTCCTTGAGCCCGGCACCGGACGCTACGTAAAGTCATCTCCGGCTCCCTACGACCTGACGTACGACGATGTGTTCATGGTGCCGAGCCGTTCCGCGGTCGGCTCCCGCCAGGGAGTGGACCTGTCGGCCCCCGACGGCACCGGCACCACCATCCCGCTCGTCGTCGCCAACATGACCGCGATCGCCGGCCGCCGCATGGCCGAGACGGTCGCCCGGCGCGGTGGCCTCGTCGTCATCCCGCAGGACATCCCGATCGACGTCGTCACCGATGTGGTCCGCTGGGTCAAGAGCCGCCATCTGGTGCTGGACACCCCGATCGTCCTCGCCCCGACCGGCACCGTCGCCGACGCGCTGTCGCTGCTGCCCAAGCGGGCACACGGCGCGGGTGTGGTGGTCGAGGACGGGCGTCCGGTGGGCGTGGTGACCGAGTCCGACCTGACCGGGGTGGACCGCTTCACCCAGCTGTCCGAGGTGATGTCGCGGGAGCTGATGGTGCTCGACGCCGACATCGACCCCCAGGAGGCGTTCAGCCGCCTGGACGCCGCCCACCGCAAGCTGGCGCCCGCCGTGGACGCGGACGGAAAGCTGGCGGGCATCCTGAGCCGCAAGGGAGCGCTGCGCGCGACGGTCTACACGCCCGCGGTGGACGCGGCGGGCCGGCTGCGGATCGCGGCCGCCGTCGGGGTCAACGGCGATGTGGAGGGCCGTACGAAGGCGCTGCTCGACGCCGGGGTGGACACCCTCGTCGTGGACACCGCCCACGGCCACCAGGAGTCGATGATCAGCGCGCTCAAGGCGGTCCGTGGGCTGGGCCCGCGGGTGCCGGTGGTGGCGGGCAACGTGGTCGCCGCCGAGGCGGTGCGCGATCTCATCGAGGCCGGTGCCGACATCGTCAAGGTCGGCGTCGGGCCGGGTGCCATGTGCACCACCCGCATGATGACCGGCGTCGGCCGGCCGCAGTTCTCCGCGGTGCTGGAATGCGCCGCCGAGGCGCGGAAGTTCGGCAAGCACATCTGGGCGGACGGCGGTATCCGGCACCCCCGCGACGTCGCCATGGCGCTGGCTGCCGGGGCGTCCAACGTCATGATCGGCTCCTGGTTCGCGGGCACGTACGAGTCGCCCGGCGACCTCCAGCACACCGCCGACGGCCGCCCGTACAAGGAGAGCTTCGGCATGGCGTCGGCGCGCGCGGTGCGCAAACGCACCAGCGAGGAGTCGGCGTACGAGCGGGCCCGCAAGGGGCTGTTCGAGGAGGGCATCTCCACCTCGCGGATGTTCCTGGACCCGGCCCGGCCGGGCGTCGAGGACCTGATCGACTCGATCGTCGCGGGCGTGCGCAGCTCCTGCACCTACGCGGGCGCCGGGTCGCTGGAGGAGTTCCACGAGCGGGCGGTCGTCGGCGTCCAGAGCGCCGCGGGCTACGCCGAGGGCAAGCCCCTCCACGTCTCCTGGGACTGA
- a CDS encoding Lrp/AsnC family transcriptional regulator produces the protein MRLNDLDERIVHALAEDARRSYADIGEIVGLSAPAVKRRVDRLRAEGAITGFTVRVDPVALGWETEGFIELFCRHNTSPEDIRRGLSRYPEVVSASTVTGDADAVVQVFAADMRHFERVLERIAGEPFVERTKSVLVLSPLLRRFSSGAPT, from the coding sequence GTGCGACTGAACGATCTCGACGAACGCATCGTCCACGCCCTCGCCGAGGACGCCCGCCGCTCCTACGCCGACATCGGCGAAATCGTCGGGCTGTCCGCGCCCGCCGTCAAACGGCGGGTGGACCGGCTGCGCGCGGAGGGAGCCATCACCGGCTTCACGGTGCGGGTCGACCCGGTGGCGCTGGGCTGGGAGACCGAGGGCTTCATCGAGCTCTTCTGCCGCCACAACACCTCGCCGGAGGACATCCGCCGGGGTCTGTCGCGCTACCCCGAGGTGGTGTCCGCGTCCACCGTCACCGGTGACGCGGACGCCGTCGTCCAGGTCTTCGCCGCGGATATGCGCCACTTTGAGCGGGTGCTGGAGCGGATTGCGGGGGAGCCGTTTGTGGAGCGCACGAAGTCTGTGCTGGTGCTGTCGCCGTTGCTGCGGAGGTTCAGCTCGGGTGCGCCTACGTAG
- the rpe gene encoding ribulose-phosphate 3-epimerase — translation MAPQINPSILSADFSRLADEAKAVEGADWLHVDVMDNHFVPNLTLGVPVVESLGRATQTPLDCHLMIEDPDRWAPQYIEAGAGSVTFHVEAAAAPVRLAREIRAKGARASMALKPATPIEPYEDLLPELDMLLVMTVEPGFGGQAFLDIMLPKIRRTRQLIARHGLQMWLQVDGGVSAETIERCAEAGADVFVAGSAVYGADDPAKAVRELRHLAEKATGTPGS, via the coding sequence ATGGCCCCGCAGATCAATCCCAGCATCCTGTCCGCAGACTTCTCCCGCCTGGCGGATGAGGCGAAGGCGGTCGAAGGCGCCGACTGGCTCCACGTCGACGTCATGGACAACCACTTCGTCCCCAACCTCACCCTCGGCGTGCCGGTGGTCGAATCGCTGGGCAGGGCCACGCAGACCCCGCTGGACTGCCATCTCATGATCGAGGACCCGGACCGCTGGGCGCCGCAGTACATCGAGGCGGGCGCCGGCTCCGTCACCTTCCATGTGGAGGCCGCGGCCGCGCCGGTGCGGCTGGCGCGCGAGATCCGGGCCAAGGGCGCACGGGCCTCGATGGCGCTCAAGCCCGCCACGCCCATCGAGCCGTACGAGGATCTGCTGCCCGAGCTGGACATGCTGCTGGTGATGACCGTGGAGCCCGGCTTCGGCGGCCAGGCGTTCCTCGACATCATGCTGCCGAAGATCCGCCGCACCCGGCAGCTCATCGCCAGGCACGGCCTTCAGATGTGGTTGCAGGTGGACGGCGGGGTCTCGGCCGAGACCATCGAGCGGTGCGCCGAGGCGGGCGCCGATGTGTTCGTCGCGGGCTCGGCCGTCTACGGTGCCGACGACCCGGCCAAGGCCGTACGGGAGCTGCGCCACCTGGCCGAAAAGGCGACCGGCACCCCCGGTTCATGA
- a CDS encoding serine hydrolase, producing the protein MTSDPIPRHPRTAVCAALTAAIVAAPVAGAGPASAATTAVTAATAPRPVCVSHQSGLAGRMSKDIAGALRGRSGTVAISLRDHTTHTRCTLRANQRFDSASVVKVTVLGTLLWDAQRHHRGLTKREKTLAKAMITKSDNASTSKLWKQLGPARVKAFLRAAGMDATVPGKDGYWGLTRITANDQERLLELITHPNTVLNDASRTYILSLMGKVIREQRWGTPAGAPRGVRIQVKNGWLERSSHGWRVHSVGAFTGGGHDYTLTVLTQDDRTMQAGVATIEAVARAVHRDLNPTAHADTLYAPTDRPEEALPAVPKD; encoded by the coding sequence ATGACGAGCGATCCAATACCCCGGCACCCCCGCACCGCGGTGTGCGCGGCGCTGACGGCCGCCATCGTCGCGGCGCCGGTCGCCGGGGCCGGGCCCGCCTCCGCCGCGACCACTGCGGTCACCGCGGCCACCGCACCGCGGCCGGTCTGCGTCTCGCACCAGTCCGGACTGGCCGGAAGGATGTCCAAGGACATCGCCGGCGCGCTGCGCGGCCGGTCCGGAACGGTCGCGATCAGCCTCCGCGACCACACCACCCACACCCGCTGCACCCTGCGCGCGAACCAGAGGTTCGACTCCGCGAGCGTGGTGAAGGTGACGGTCCTGGGGACGCTGCTGTGGGACGCCCAGCGGCACCACCGGGGACTGACCAAGCGCGAGAAGACCCTCGCCAAAGCCATGATCACCAAGTCGGACAACGCCTCGACCAGCAAACTGTGGAAGCAGCTCGGGCCCGCCAGGGTCAAGGCGTTCCTGCGGGCGGCCGGAATGGACGCCACCGTGCCCGGCAAGGACGGCTACTGGGGTCTCACCCGGATCACCGCGAACGACCAGGAGCGGCTCCTGGAGCTGATCACCCACCCGAACACGGTGCTGAACGACGCCTCCCGCACGTACATCCTCTCGTTGATGGGCAAGGTCATCCGGGAACAGCGCTGGGGCACCCCGGCCGGCGCCCCGCGCGGGGTGCGGATCCAGGTGAAGAACGGCTGGCTGGAGCGGTCCTCGCACGGCTGGCGGGTGCACAGCGTCGGTGCCTTCACCGGCGGCGGCCACGACTACACACTCACCGTGCTCACCCAGGACGACCGCACCATGCAGGCGGGCGTGGCCACCATCGAGGCGGTGGCGCGCGCGGTGCACAGGGACCTCAACCCCACCGCCCACGCCGATACGCTCTACGCCCCGACCGACCGGCCCGAGGAAGCGCTTCCGGCCGTTCCGAAGGACTGA